In bacterium, a single genomic region encodes these proteins:
- a CDS encoding FGGY-family carbohydrate kinase has translation MSLLGIDVGTTGCKAAVFSVDGQLMAQAYREYSSSYPFPGWVELDSTSVWLKIKAVISEVVMATAGDPVAALCISSMGEAATPVSADRQILGPCILSSDSRGQETIDRLVDKFGKAGFYDLNPNILIGPNYTLPKLLWLKEHEPDLYDKADKFLLWDGLVGFLLGCEPFVSYSLANRTLLFDIRKEEWSEPLLQFAGISPDKLPCCLPSGAIAGTVSDIMAGELGLPRGVKVVVGGHDQCCNALGAGVFKSGRAVDGIGTYECLTPVYGHIPPTGDMLRYSLNAEHHVVEGLYASFIYNQSGSLVRWFRDTFASADRDLPDVYDRLAAEMPAEPTDLLVLPLFEMTGPPGFLPGGAGSIHGLKLSTRRGEIYKAVLEGATFYFMESMEALRDMGVDTSEFVATGGGAQSDAWLQIKADIFNVPFIRPKVTEAGLLGAAMIAGVALGVLGTLSEAVERFVIPDRAFEPNVRRYAIYAQRREKYRQLLAGS, from the coding sequence ATGAGTCTTCTCGGAATCGATGTTGGCACAACTGGCTGTAAGGCCGCGGTGTTTTCTGTGGATGGCCAGCTTATGGCTCAGGCCTATAGGGAATATTCCTCCAGCTATCCTTTTCCGGGGTGGGTCGAGTTGGATAGCACATCGGTATGGCTGAAGATCAAGGCGGTTATCAGCGAGGTGGTGATGGCTACCGCTGGGGATCCTGTCGCCGCCTTGTGCATCAGTTCCATGGGCGAAGCCGCTACGCCGGTTTCGGCGGATCGTCAGATTCTTGGCCCCTGCATTCTGTCCAGCGATAGTCGAGGACAGGAGACCATTGACCGACTGGTCGACAAATTCGGCAAGGCAGGGTTCTATGATCTCAACCCCAACATCCTGATAGGCCCGAACTACACCCTTCCCAAGCTCCTCTGGTTGAAGGAACATGAGCCGGATCTTTATGACAAGGCGGACAAATTCCTGCTGTGGGACGGGTTGGTGGGCTTTCTGCTGGGGTGTGAGCCGTTTGTCAGTTACTCCCTAGCCAACCGTACACTGCTTTTCGACATCCGGAAAGAAGAGTGGTCGGAGCCATTGCTCCAGTTCGCAGGGATTTCCCCGGACAAGCTACCCTGCTGTTTGCCGAGTGGAGCAATAGCGGGTACGGTCAGTGATATCATGGCGGGTGAACTGGGATTACCGCGTGGGGTCAAGGTTGTGGTGGGGGGGCATGACCAATGCTGTAATGCCCTTGGAGCCGGGGTATTCAAATCGGGTCGGGCGGTGGATGGGATCGGGACTTATGAGTGCCTTACCCCGGTCTATGGGCATATTCCGCCGACCGGCGATATGTTGCGGTATTCGTTGAATGCAGAGCATCATGTGGTCGAAGGCTTGTATGCATCATTTATTTATAACCAATCAGGCTCACTAGTGCGTTGGTTTCGTGATACCTTTGCTAGTGCCGATCGGGACTTGCCGGACGTCTATGACCGGCTTGCAGCCGAGATGCCTGCGGAGCCGACCGATCTTCTTGTGTTGCCGCTTTTCGAGATGACAGGGCCACCAGGTTTCTTGCCGGGGGGGGCCGGTTCGATACACGGGCTTAAGCTAAGCACCCGGCGGGGTGAGATCTACAAGGCGGTCTTGGAGGGAGCCACTTTCTATTTCATGGAAAGCATGGAGGCCTTGCGAGACATGGGTGTCGACACCTCCGAATTTGTCGCCACCGGCGGAGGTGCACAGTCGGACGCCTGGCTCCAGATCAAGGCTGATATTTTTAATGTGCCCTTCATTCGTCCCAAGGTCACTGAAGCTGGGCTATTAGGGGCGGCGATGATAGCCGGTGTGGCACTCGGGGTGTTGGGGACTCTTTCGGAGGCGGTAGAGCGTTTTGTGATACCTGACCGGGCATTTGAGCCCAACGTACGGAGGTATGCGATCTACGCTCAGCGGCGGGAGAAATACCGCCAGCTTCTTGCGGGCTCGTGA